One window of Paenibacillus albicereus genomic DNA carries:
- a CDS encoding DUF4397 domain-containing protein has translation MEMNRHPVWTEWQKASLYRMLADYYREAQPFEAGSYEERYREAVQRLAGLIRLYGNPFGESLPGLEPAAPLWPQEAAFSGMTGMAGGYSASTQATALPPGVYASPSDYPAYAAPAAAYPPDAMAASAWPAYASGAPSPWPGYGPSAHAPAWPPLHGVGLPGLAPSLPGDYGASAAQQPASPAPFGWNSAPSPAAKNGYPGWSAWMLPAVPGYAPPPTDGSAAPSTGAAAAHAPNAAPAASPAADPPSSAAGDGASADSGALAEFAGPGIRPPAPAADSAAASPRPSVETARLRLVHAVPGRQPLTLQAGEAAAHAGYLTASPYADVPAGPLRVRLAPASSPQPTSQPQQADDGEAFELRLEAGRAYTAAACPDPQGDGLRLIVFPDEKELREDCAKLRLLHLARTGPVDLMVQDGGTLFRKIAPGSASSYITLAPSEPELELTEAGSLRLLHAPTPLPLSGAKALTLLLAGEPPELTAFEDG, from the coding sequence ATGGAAATGAATCGACATCCGGTTTGGACGGAATGGCAAAAAGCCAGCCTTTACCGCATGCTGGCCGATTATTACCGCGAAGCCCAGCCCTTCGAGGCGGGCTCCTACGAGGAACGATACCGGGAGGCCGTGCAGCGGCTCGCCGGGCTCATCCGGCTGTACGGCAATCCGTTTGGAGAATCGCTGCCCGGCCTCGAGCCCGCCGCGCCCCTCTGGCCGCAGGAGGCGGCATTTTCCGGCATGACGGGCATGGCAGGCGGCTACTCGGCTTCGACGCAGGCGACGGCTCTCCCGCCGGGCGTCTACGCCTCGCCGTCGGACTACCCGGCCTATGCCGCTCCGGCCGCCGCCTACCCGCCGGACGCCATGGCGGCATCCGCGTGGCCGGCTTACGCCTCCGGCGCTCCGTCGCCCTGGCCGGGCTATGGCCCATCCGCGCATGCGCCGGCCTGGCCGCCTCTGCATGGAGTCGGCCTCCCCGGCCTCGCGCCGTCGCTGCCGGGGGACTACGGCGCATCCGCCGCCCAGCAGCCGGCCTCCCCGGCTCCTTTCGGCTGGAACTCGGCGCCGAGCCCCGCCGCCAAAAACGGCTATCCCGGCTGGTCCGCCTGGATGCTGCCCGCCGTCCCAGGCTATGCCCCGCCGCCAACGGACGGGTCCGCCGCGCCCTCGACCGGCGCGGCCGCCGCGCACGCGCCGAACGCCGCCCCGGCGGCTTCGCCCGCTGCCGATCCGCCGAGCTCGGCCGCTGGAGACGGCGCCTCCGCCGATTCCGGCGCGCTCGCGGAATTTGCCGGTCCGGGCATCCGCCCGCCCGCGCCCGCTGCCGACTCTGCGGCGGCTTCGCCCCGGCCGAGCGTAGAGACCGCGCGGCTACGGCTGGTCCACGCCGTCCCCGGACGGCAGCCGCTGACGCTGCAAGCCGGCGAAGCCGCTGCGCACGCAGGCTATCTCACGGCCTCGCCCTATGCAGACGTTCCTGCCGGACCGCTTCGCGTCCGTCTCGCCCCCGCTTCCTCGCCGCAGCCGACATCGCAGCCGCAGCAGGCAGACGACGGCGAGGCTTTCGAGCTGCGGCTCGAAGCCGGCCGCGCCTATACGGCGGCCGCTTGCCCGGATCCTCAGGGAGACGGACTGCGGCTGATCGTCTTTCCGGATGAAAAGGAGCTCCGCGAGGACTGCGCCAAGCTGCGCCTGCTGCATCTCGCCCGCACCGGTCCCGTCGACCTGATGGTCCAAGACGGCGGCACGCTGTTCCGCAAAATCGCGCCGGGCAGCGCTTCGTCCTACATCACGCTCGCTCCGTCCGAGCCCGAGCTCGAGCTGACCGAGGCGGGCTCACTGCGCCTGCTCCATGCCCCGACGCCGCTGCCGCTGTCCGGTGCAAAGGCGCTCACGCTGCTGCTCGCCGGCGAGCCTCCGGAGCTGACGGCGTTCGAGGACGGCTGA
- a CDS encoding ABC transporter permease, whose protein sequence is MRLSILLPLLAALSFLSLFVGVSPLSPADLLSLTPDQQELLRISRLPRLASLIIAGMSLSIAGLIMQQLSRNKFVSPSTAGTMEAAGLGLLVSLLLFDSAGMLVKMAISFGFALAGTLVFMRMLDRIKFKDAVFIPLVGLMFGGVLASLTTFFAYRYDLIQSIGSWMQGSFTGVMQGRYELLYISVPATLLAYAFASRFTIAGMGEDFALNLGLSYRKIVNLGLVLVALISSSIILTVGVIPFLGLIVPNLVSIFRGDNLKKNLPVTAVFGAVFVLACDILGRVLIHPYELPISLIVGVLGSVIFLYLLLRRDAYAG, encoded by the coding sequence ATGAGGCTGTCGATCCTGCTGCCGCTGCTGGCGGCGCTGTCCTTCCTCTCCTTGTTCGTCGGCGTCTCGCCGCTATCCCCGGCCGACCTGCTCTCGCTGACGCCCGACCAGCAGGAGCTGCTGCGGATCAGCCGCCTGCCGAGGCTGGCCAGCCTCATCATCGCCGGCATGAGCCTCAGCATCGCCGGGCTCATCATGCAGCAGCTGAGCCGCAACAAGTTCGTCTCGCCGTCGACGGCGGGCACGATGGAGGCGGCGGGGCTCGGGCTGCTTGTCTCGCTGCTCCTCTTCGACAGCGCCGGCATGCTGGTCAAGATGGCCATCAGCTTCGGCTTCGCGTTAGCCGGCACGCTCGTCTTCATGCGGATGCTCGATCGGATCAAGTTCAAGGACGCGGTCTTCATTCCGCTGGTCGGGCTCATGTTCGGCGGCGTGCTGGCCAGCCTCACGACGTTTTTCGCCTACCGCTACGATCTGATCCAGAGCATCGGCTCCTGGATGCAGGGCAGCTTCACCGGCGTCATGCAAGGGCGCTATGAGCTGCTGTACATCAGCGTCCCGGCGACGCTGCTCGCCTATGCGTTCGCAAGCCGCTTCACGATCGCCGGCATGGGGGAGGACTTCGCGCTGAACCTCGGCCTCAGCTACCGCAAGATCGTGAACCTCGGGCTCGTGCTGGTGGCGCTCATCAGCAGCTCGATCATCCTGACAGTCGGCGTCATTCCGTTCCTCGGCCTGATCGTTCCGAACCTGGTCTCGATCTTCCGCGGCGACAACCTCAAGAAGAACCTGCCGGTGACGGCCGTATTCGGAGCGGTGTTCGTGCTCGCCTGCGACATCCTGGGACGGGTGCTGATCCATCCGTACGAGCTGCCGATCAGCCTGATCGTCGGCGTGCTGGGAAGCGTCATCTTCCTCTATCTCCTCTTGAGGAGGGATGCTTATGCCGGCTGA
- a CDS encoding oligosaccharide flippase family protein, producing MDEKEQTAGKGGAALGGAALLAGAALLSKLIGTLQKIPLQNVAGDRVFGIYNAVYPLYQLILVLATAGLPVAVAIRTAALLEQGDRLGARRAAAAGVTLLSLLGAAGFVALWMLADRIAGLVGDPAAALSIRAVASALWFVPALAALRGYTQGLGDMRPTAWSQLAEQVVRVAAMLLLLRIGWSAGWGDDRLAAGAMGGSFFGAAAGLALLAAFLRRGAARPKGRKGAPLHEFAEDAVCQEDISRTPGLEPAVSGEAGAVRRKGHGEVAKPDPTAAALEAGDGNLKGMAVPRARALFHEMRALGAIALPAALGAIVAPVLGAIDAFTVPRLLRGDMDAAGAMTAFGLYSRGQPLIQLVAMVAGAAAGALVPQLVRHRRSDPAQAAVIARLSLRASGLVGAASALGLVLLARPLNILFYADAQATGTLALVGSTALAAAVSAVAAPLLQGLGALRLPAALLGLAALAKAALNAALVPSLGIAGAAAAGLAATALAAGLGALAAARSAAALSPAPRAGRSRAAAAARRRRLAAAALALAALAGAALAGARLGELAAAAAALAPRASAAMQTLGGVLLGAGVYGAALLRLGAVDAGELGLLPGGERLAARLRRWRLLP from the coding sequence ATGGACGAAAAGGAGCAAACGGCGGGGAAGGGCGGCGCGGCGCTCGGAGGCGCGGCGCTGCTGGCCGGCGCGGCCCTGCTCTCCAAGCTGATCGGGACGCTGCAGAAGATTCCGCTGCAGAATGTCGCCGGAGACCGCGTGTTCGGCATCTATAACGCGGTCTATCCGCTCTACCAGCTCATTCTCGTGCTGGCGACCGCCGGCTTGCCGGTGGCGGTAGCGATCCGCACGGCGGCGCTGCTCGAGCAGGGCGACCGCCTCGGCGCCCGGCGAGCCGCTGCCGCCGGCGTGACGCTGCTCTCGCTGCTCGGAGCGGCCGGATTCGTCGCGCTCTGGATGCTCGCGGACCGCATCGCCGGGCTCGTCGGCGATCCGGCGGCGGCGCTGTCGATCCGCGCGGTAGCTTCGGCGCTCTGGTTCGTTCCGGCGCTGGCCGCTCTGCGCGGCTATACGCAAGGGCTCGGCGACATGCGGCCGACCGCCTGGTCGCAGCTGGCGGAGCAGGTCGTGCGCGTCGCCGCCATGCTGCTGCTGCTGCGCATCGGCTGGTCGGCCGGCTGGGGAGATGACCGGCTTGCAGCCGGAGCGATGGGAGGGTCGTTCTTCGGCGCGGCGGCGGGACTTGCGCTGCTGGCGGCGTTTTTGCGGCGGGGAGCGGCGCGGCCCAAGGGACGGAAGGGAGCCCCGCTACACGAATTCGCGGAGGACGCGGTCTGCCAAGAGGACATCAGCCGGACGCCGGGCCTGGAACCGGCCGTTTCGGGCGAGGCGGGAGCGGTCCGCCGCAAAGGCCACGGCGAGGTGGCGAAGCCCGATCCGACCGCTGCTGCGCTTGAGGCGGGAGACGGCAATCTCAAGGGAATGGCCGTTCCGAGGGCGCGGGCGCTCTTCCACGAGATGCGCGCGCTCGGAGCGATCGCCCTGCCGGCGGCGCTCGGAGCCATCGTCGCTCCCGTGCTCGGGGCGATCGACGCGTTCACCGTGCCGCGGCTGCTGCGCGGGGATATGGATGCGGCCGGAGCGATGACGGCTTTTGGCCTGTACAGCCGGGGCCAGCCGCTCATCCAGCTCGTGGCGATGGTGGCCGGCGCCGCCGCCGGAGCGCTTGTGCCGCAGCTCGTACGGCATCGCCGCTCCGATCCGGCGCAGGCGGCGGTGATCGCGCGGCTGTCGCTGCGCGCGTCGGGACTCGTCGGCGCGGCGTCCGCGCTGGGGCTTGTCCTGCTCGCGCGCCCGCTCAACATCCTATTCTACGCCGACGCGCAGGCGACCGGCACGCTCGCGCTCGTCGGCAGCACGGCGCTTGCCGCGGCTGTCAGCGCGGTCGCCGCGCCGCTGCTGCAGGGCCTCGGCGCGCTGCGCTTGCCGGCCGCGCTGCTAGGGCTGGCCGCGCTCGCCAAGGCCGCGCTCAATGCCGCGCTCGTGCCGTCGCTCGGCATCGCCGGCGCGGCTGCCGCCGGCCTGGCCGCCACGGCGCTGGCGGCCGGCCTCGGCGCGCTGGCCGCGGCGCGCTCTGCGGCCGCGCTCTCGCCCGCGCCGCGCGCCGGGCGCAGCCGCGCCGCTGCTGCCGCGCGGCGGCGCAGGCTCGCCGCAGCCGCGCTGGCGCTCGCGGCGCTCGCTGGCGCCGCCCTGGCCGGCGCGCGCCTCGGCGAGCTCGCGGCTGCTGCGGCCGCGCTGGCGCCGCGCGCCTCCGCCGCCATGCAGACGCTCGGCGGCGTGCTGCTCGGCGCCGGCGTCTACGGCGCCGCGCTGCTGCGGCTCGGCGCCGTAGACGCCGGCGAGCTGGGCCTGCTGCCGGGCGGCGAGCGGCTGGCCGCCCGCCTGCGCCGTTGGCGGCTGCTGCCGTAG
- the yabP gene encoding sporulation protein YabP, producing MSEPMKGQKRQEVKMLNRKLLEITGVLNVESFDNEEFLLETELGYLAIRGQNLHMKHLSLEQGLVAIEGLIHTLVYLDGTQQAKSKSLFGKIFK from the coding sequence ATGAGTGAACCCATGAAAGGGCAGAAGCGGCAGGAAGTGAAGATGCTGAACCGCAAGCTGCTGGAGATAACGGGCGTGCTGAACGTCGAGAGCTTCGACAACGAGGAGTTTCTGTTGGAGACCGAGCTCGGATATCTGGCCATTCGCGGCCAGAATTTGCATATGAAGCATCTCAGCCTGGAGCAGGGACTGGTCGCCATCGAAGGCCTGATCCATACGCTCGTCTATTTGGACGGCACGCAGCAGGCCAAGTCCAAGAGCCTGTTCGGGAAGATATTCAAGTGA
- a CDS encoding iron ABC transporter ATP-binding protein, whose protein sequence is MIEARAVSKSYAGKKVIDAVSTRIQPGSITSFIGPNGAGKSTLLSMMTRLMAVDEGEVLVEGKPVSAWDSKELAKKLSILKQANHINVRLTVRELVSFGRFPYSQGRLRKEDWARVDEAIAYMELGPMQHKYLDELSGGQKQRAFIAMVVAQDTEYIFLDEPLNNLDMKHAVGIMRVLRRLVDERGKTVVLVIHDVNFASFHSDRIVALKDGRVIAEGATDEILTQEVLLELYGMDVPIEIVDGKRVCVYFG, encoded by the coding sequence GTGATCGAAGCCAGAGCGGTATCCAAAAGCTATGCCGGCAAAAAAGTCATCGACGCCGTCTCGACCCGGATCCAGCCCGGCAGCATCACCTCGTTCATCGGACCGAACGGCGCGGGCAAGAGCACGCTGCTGTCGATGATGACCCGGCTGATGGCGGTCGACGAGGGCGAGGTGCTCGTCGAGGGCAAGCCCGTCTCGGCCTGGGACAGCAAGGAGCTGGCCAAGAAGCTGTCGATCCTCAAGCAGGCGAACCACATCAACGTGCGCCTGACGGTGCGGGAGCTCGTCAGCTTCGGCCGCTTCCCGTACAGCCAGGGGCGCCTGCGCAAGGAGGACTGGGCCCGCGTAGACGAGGCGATCGCCTACATGGAGCTCGGGCCGATGCAGCACAAGTATCTCGACGAGCTGAGCGGCGGCCAGAAGCAGCGCGCGTTCATCGCGATGGTCGTCGCCCAGGACACGGAGTACATTTTCCTGGACGAGCCGCTCAACAACCTCGACATGAAGCATGCGGTCGGCATCATGCGGGTGCTTCGCCGGCTCGTGGACGAGAGAGGCAAGACGGTCGTGCTCGTCATCCATGACGTCAACTTCGCCAGCTTCCACTCCGACCGGATCGTCGCGCTCAAGGACGGGCGCGTCATCGCCGAGGGCGCGACCGACGAGATTCTGACGCAGGAAGTGCTGCTGGAGCTGTACGGCATGGACGTCCCGATCGAGATCGTGGACGGCAAGCGGGTATGCGTCTATTTCGGCTGA
- a CDS encoding iron chelate uptake ABC transporter family permease subunit — protein sequence MPADALKRSAAPKLLLLGGLAAAMVLLFLTVGVDDWSYALPRRLKKVAAIVLTGFAIALSTVLFQTITNNRILTPSIIGMDALYNLLQTLLVFAFGSVGFLVIDKQANYLLSVGLMMVFSALLYRVLFRRENSSIYLLLLTGLIFGTLFQSGASFMQALIDPDDFLVVQSKMFASFNNIEYDLLVLSSILIGAVLLAYWRLSPYMDALSLGRDHAVNLGIPYEKVTRRLLILIAVLVAVSTALVGPITFLGLLVANTAYQFLGTYRHSTLITGAALVSVIALVGGQFLVEHVFTFSTTISVIINFVGGVYFLYLLLKENRS from the coding sequence ATGCCGGCTGACGCGCTCAAAAGGTCCGCCGCCCCCAAGCTGCTGCTGCTCGGCGGGCTGGCGGCCGCGATGGTCCTGCTCTTCCTGACCGTCGGCGTCGACGACTGGTCGTACGCGCTGCCGCGCCGGCTGAAGAAGGTCGCGGCCATCGTCCTCACGGGCTTCGCGATCGCGCTGTCGACCGTCCTTTTCCAGACGATCACGAACAACCGCATCCTGACGCCGAGCATCATCGGCATGGATGCCCTGTACAACCTGCTGCAGACGCTGCTCGTGTTCGCCTTCGGCAGCGTCGGCTTCCTGGTCATCGACAAGCAGGCCAACTACCTGCTGTCCGTGGGGCTGATGATGGTATTCTCGGCGCTGCTCTACCGGGTCCTGTTCCGGCGGGAGAACAGCAGCATCTACCTGCTGCTGCTCACGGGCCTCATCTTCGGCACGCTGTTCCAGAGCGGCGCGTCGTTCATGCAGGCGCTCATCGATCCCGACGACTTCCTCGTCGTGCAGAGCAAGATGTTCGCGAGCTTCAACAATATCGAGTACGACCTGCTCGTGCTCAGCTCCATCCTGATCGGAGCGGTGCTGCTGGCTTACTGGCGGCTGTCGCCGTACATGGACGCGCTCTCGCTCGGGCGGGACCATGCGGTCAATCTCGGGATTCCATACGAGAAGGTCACGCGCCGGCTGCTCATCCTCATCGCCGTGCTCGTCGCCGTATCGACCGCGCTGGTCGGACCGATCACGTTTCTCGGGCTGCTCGTCGCCAACACGGCATACCAGTTCCTCGGGACGTACCGGCATTCGACGCTCATCACGGGCGCGGCCCTCGTCAGCGTCATCGCCCTGGTCGGCGGACAGTTCCTCGTCGAGCATGTGTTCACCTTCTCGACGACGATCAGCGTCATCATCAACTTCGTGGGCGGAGTCTACTTCCTCTACCTGCTGCTAAAGGAGAATCGGTCGTGA
- a CDS encoding siderophore ABC transporter substrate-binding protein, whose translation MNKAKWLSLSLILMLTLALSACGASNNGNAGANEGGAAASNAAVNAAANAGSEAAPSGEVTLKHKLGEATVTANPQKVVVFDFGALDTLDALGLEANVAGVPAKNLPPYLEKYSSKENVGGLKEPDFEKVNSIKPDLIIISGRQQDSYEEFAKIAPTLFVELDQSNYFESFSSNVNTLAGLFGKEADAQAKLDDIQAAVGSASAKAGESGKKGLIVLTAGGKMSAYGVGSRFGIIHDALGVEAVDPSLKVETHGQSVTSEFIAEKNPGYLFVIDRDAALGEGDNAKGVIDNELVNKTDAAKDGKIVYLSPQYWYLSGGGLISVAEMVKEVEAAL comes from the coding sequence ATGAACAAGGCAAAATGGCTGTCCCTATCCCTGATCCTGATGCTCACGCTGGCGCTCTCCGCTTGCGGAGCGTCGAACAACGGCAATGCCGGCGCCAACGAAGGAGGCGCAGCCGCCTCGAACGCGGCGGTCAACGCAGCGGCCAATGCCGGCAGCGAAGCGGCTCCGAGCGGCGAAGTGACGCTCAAGCACAAGCTGGGCGAAGCAACCGTCACGGCGAACCCGCAAAAGGTCGTCGTCTTCGACTTCGGCGCCCTCGATACGCTCGACGCCCTCGGCCTTGAGGCCAACGTCGCCGGCGTGCCGGCCAAAAACCTGCCGCCGTACTTGGAGAAGTACAGCTCCAAGGAGAACGTCGGCGGACTGAAGGAGCCGGACTTCGAGAAAGTGAACTCCATCAAGCCGGATCTCATCATCATCAGCGGCCGTCAGCAGGATTCCTACGAGGAGTTCGCGAAAATCGCTCCGACGCTGTTCGTCGAGCTCGATCAGTCGAACTACTTCGAGTCTTTCTCCTCCAACGTGAACACGCTGGCCGGCTTGTTCGGCAAGGAAGCCGACGCGCAGGCCAAGCTGGACGACATTCAGGCAGCGGTCGGCTCCGCCAGCGCCAAAGCCGGCGAATCCGGCAAGAAGGGCCTGATCGTCCTGACGGCCGGCGGCAAGATGAGCGCCTACGGCGTCGGCTCGCGCTTCGGCATCATCCATGACGCGCTCGGCGTGGAGGCGGTCGATCCGTCGCTGAAGGTGGAGACGCATGGCCAGTCCGTCACGAGCGAGTTCATCGCCGAAAAGAATCCGGGATACCTGTTCGTCATCGACCGCGACGCGGCGCTCGGCGAAGGCGACAATGCCAAGGGCGTCATCGACAACGAGCTCGTGAACAAGACCGACGCGGCCAAGGACGGCAAGATCGTCTACCTGAGCCCGCAATACTGGTACCTGTCGGGCGGCGGACTGATTTCCGTAGCCGAGATGGTCAAGGAAGTCGAAGCCGCGCTGTAA
- the spoVT gene encoding stage V sporulation protein T, protein MKATGIVRRIDDLGRVVIPKEIRRTLRIREGDPLEIFVDRDGEVILKKYSPIGELGDFAKEYAESLSESTGHITLISDRDTVIAVAGASKKDYMDKPVGDLLEQAMESRKTATETAPGEHEIIKNASETYTSFVAAPIIAGGDPIGTVVLASKDEAAKMAQMEIKMAETAAGFLAKQMEQ, encoded by the coding sequence ATGAAAGCAACTGGAATTGTGCGCCGAATCGATGATCTCGGACGCGTCGTCATCCCGAAAGAAATCCGCCGTACGCTTCGCATCCGCGAGGGGGACCCGCTTGAAATCTTCGTCGACCGCGACGGCGAGGTCATCCTCAAGAAGTATTCCCCTATCGGCGAGCTCGGAGACTTCGCGAAGGAATATGCCGAATCGTTGAGCGAAAGCACCGGCCACATCACGCTCATCTCCGACCGCGATACGGTCATCGCCGTCGCCGGCGCTTCCAAGAAGGACTACATGGACAAGCCGGTCGGGGATCTGCTGGAGCAGGCGATGGAGAGCCGCAAGACCGCCACGGAAACCGCCCCCGGCGAGCATGAGATCATCAAGAACGCCTCGGAGACCTACACCTCCTTCGTCGCGGCGCCGATCATCGCCGGCGGCGACCCGATCGGCACGGTCGTGCTCGCGAGCAAGGACGAGGCGGCCAAGATGGCGCAGATGGAGATCAAGATGGCCGAGACGGCCGCAGGCTTCCTCGCCAAGCAGATGGAGCAGTAG
- a CDS encoding HU family DNA-binding protein, translating to MHYLFREETTMNKNDLINSIATKSGLTKRDVESVLNGFLGEVTEALASGDKVQLIGFGTFETRTRSGRTGRNPQTGQEITIPESKVPAFKAGNKLKEAIK from the coding sequence ATCCATTACTTATTCCGGGAGGAAACAACCATGAACAAGAACGACCTCATCAACAGCATCGCAACGAAAAGCGGCCTCACCAAGCGCGACGTCGAGTCCGTCCTGAACGGCTTCCTCGGCGAAGTGACCGAAGCGCTCGCTTCCGGCGACAAAGTCCAGCTGATCGGCTTCGGCACGTTCGAGACCCGCACCCGCTCCGGCCGCACGGGCCGCAATCCGCAGACGGGCCAAGAGATCACGATTCCGGAATCCAAGGTTCCTGCATTCAAAGCCGGCAACAAGCTGAAAGAAGCCATCAAGTAA
- the yabN gene encoding bifunctional methyltransferase/pyrophosphohydrolase YabN: protein MTSDSSITRAVGDAPSIAVAGLGTGDPDQLTLGIWRRLQAAEAIYVRTEKHPMMDMLRGTGVPIRSFDRLYEQSASFPEVYDAIADELIRLAKGSTPPHAAAPPRVTADAAHAAAPPSTAQAPAAADGSGRAVLYAVPGHPMVAERTVQLLLERCPGEGIELTVLGGESFLDIAFTRLGFDPIEGFQLLDAGELKPHLLQPQLHTLVGQVYDAFTASDVKLTLMERYPEDHPVTIGHALGVAGEERIVTVPLYELDRGQDYGNLSLVYVPASADERLRSRSFDRLHEIVSILRSPDGCPWDREQTHQSIRKNFIEELYEALEAIDADDPDGMREEFGDVILQVMLHSQMEEETGAFTVYDVIQELNEKLIFRHPHVFGADGASDAGEALASWERMKAEEKRIKGRDADRVSVLDGVPKDLPALLTAYKLQKKASKVGFDWDELEPVLAKIEEELGEVREAAQLGDAEASAGELGDLLFAVVNAARFLDADPEEALARTNAKFKRRFLYVEEQLRINGTSFDQTDLLEMDRWWEEAKKRGL, encoded by the coding sequence ATGACATCCGATTCGAGCATCACCCGCGCCGTCGGAGACGCGCCGTCGATCGCGGTAGCCGGCCTCGGCACCGGCGATCCGGATCAGCTGACGCTGGGCATCTGGCGGCGGCTGCAGGCCGCGGAAGCCATCTATGTCCGCACCGAGAAGCATCCCATGATGGACATGCTGCGCGGAACGGGCGTGCCGATCCGTTCCTTCGACCGGCTGTACGAGCAGTCGGCCTCGTTCCCGGAGGTGTACGACGCCATCGCGGACGAGCTGATCCGGCTCGCCAAGGGTTCGACGCCGCCGCATGCTGCCGCTCCTCCTCGTGTGACGGCCGACGCTGCGCATGCTGCCGCTCCTCCATCGACGGCCCAAGCTCCGGCGGCTGCGGACGGCTCCGGCCGTGCCGTGCTCTACGCGGTGCCCGGCCATCCGATGGTGGCGGAGCGCACCGTGCAGCTGCTGCTGGAGCGCTGCCCCGGCGAAGGCATCGAGCTGACGGTGCTCGGAGGCGAGAGCTTCCTCGACATCGCCTTTACGCGGCTCGGCTTCGACCCGATCGAGGGCTTCCAGCTGCTCGACGCGGGGGAGCTGAAGCCCCATCTGCTGCAGCCGCAGCTTCATACGCTGGTCGGCCAGGTGTACGACGCCTTCACCGCCTCGGACGTCAAGCTGACGCTCATGGAGCGCTACCCGGAGGATCATCCGGTGACGATCGGTCACGCGCTCGGCGTCGCCGGCGAGGAGCGCATCGTCACGGTGCCGCTCTATGAGCTCGATCGGGGACAGGACTACGGCAACCTCAGCCTCGTCTATGTGCCCGCCAGCGCGGACGAGCGGCTGCGCAGCCGCAGCTTCGACCGGCTGCACGAGATCGTCTCCATCCTCCGCAGTCCGGACGGCTGCCCGTGGGACCGCGAGCAGACGCATCAGTCGATCCGCAAGAACTTCATCGAGGAGCTGTACGAGGCGCTCGAGGCGATCGACGCGGACGATCCGGACGGCATGCGCGAGGAGTTCGGCGACGTCATCCTGCAGGTGATGCTGCACAGCCAGATGGAGGAGGAGACGGGCGCGTTCACCGTCTACGACGTCATCCAGGAGCTGAACGAGAAGCTGATCTTCCGCCATCCGCATGTATTCGGCGCGGACGGCGCGTCCGACGCGGGCGAGGCGCTCGCCAGCTGGGAGCGGATGAAGGCGGAGGAGAAGCGCATCAAGGGCCGCGACGCGGACCGCGTCTCCGTGCTCGACGGCGTGCCGAAGGATCTGCCGGCGCTGCTGACCGCCTACAAGCTCCAGAAGAAGGCGTCCAAGGTCGGCTTCGACTGGGACGAGCTGGAGCCGGTGCTGGCCAAGATCGAGGAGGAGCTGGGCGAGGTGCGGGAGGCCGCGCAGCTCGGCGACGCCGAGGCGAGCGCCGGAGAGCTCGGCGACCTGCTGTTCGCCGTCGTCAACGCCGCCCGTTTCCTGGACGCCGATCCGGAGGAGGCGCTCGCGCGGACGAACGCCAAGTTCAAGAGGCGCTTTCTCTATGTCGAGGAGCAGCTTCGTATAAACGGCACCTCTTTTGACCAGACTGATCTACTAGAGATGGACCGCTGGTGGGAGGAAGCCAAAAAGAGAGGGTTATAG
- a CDS encoding RNA-binding S4 domain-containing protein, which translates to MRLDKFLKVSRLIKRRTVAKDVSEQGRVWINGREAKPSSTVKAGDELRIQYGQKYITVRVERTAETTRKDEAATLYTLLKEEAREREDDGLGF; encoded by the coding sequence TTGAGGCTCGATAAATTCCTCAAGGTCTCCCGGCTCATCAAGCGGCGCACCGTCGCCAAGGATGTGTCGGAGCAGGGCCGCGTATGGATCAATGGCCGCGAGGCCAAGCCGAGCAGCACCGTCAAAGCCGGCGACGAGCTGCGCATCCAATACGGGCAAAAGTACATCACCGTTCGCGTCGAGCGCACGGCGGAGACGACCCGCAAGGATGAAGCGGCGACGCTCTATACGCTGCTCAAGGAAGAAGCGCGCGAGCGCGAGGACGACGGCCTCGGCTTCTAG